The bacterium genomic sequence GTACGTGCTTGATCTTACCGGCGAAGAATTTTCCTGGGCAAAGGATCATTTGCATAAATTCCCCCGGTTGAAGGGCAAAAAGCATCTGGTGGGGATCAACACCGGAACCGGCCGGGCCTTTCCCACCAAAAGCTGGCCCAAAGATCATTTCGTCAAGCTGGGAAGGCTTTTGGCCGGGCATAAAGACATCGGCTTGCTGCTGTTGGGCGGCCCCGAAGAGACCCAGCTGAACCAGGCCATCGCCAGAAGCTGCCCCGGCTTCATCAATCCCGGGACCAGCCTGGAATTGCGCCAGTTTGCGGCGGTCATCAGCGCCCTGGACCTGCTGGTCAGCGCCGATACTTTGGGCATGCATTCGGGGATCGCTTTGGGCCGAAGAACGGTGGCCCTGTTCGGTCCCACCTGCAGCCAGGAAATAGACCTGTACAAAAAAGGCGAAAAACTTTCGGCCGGGGCAAAGTGCTCTCCCTGCTATAAAGCTTATTGTCACGATCTCGTCTGCATGTCAGGGCTGACCCCGGAATCCGTCCGGGATTCGGTGTTAAGGACATTGTCCTTATGAAATTTTCGATCGGCATACCGTGTTATAACGAGGCGGCCAATATTGAAAAACTTTTGGACCGCCTTTTAATGTTTGATTCATCCGGTTACATCCTGGAGGAAATCAACGTCATTGCCTCCGGCTGCACCGACGGCACTCCGGACATTGTCAGTAAAAAGATGAAAGCTGATCACCGGATCCGCCTGCTGGTGCAGGAAAGCAGGGAGGGAAAGGCTTCGGCGGTCAATTTGTTCATCAGCAGTTCCGTTTCCCCTATTCTGGTAATGTTAAGCGGAGATATTCTGCCCCGGCCAGGAGCGCTGGAGGAAATGCTCAAGGCATTTGACGACCCCAAAACCGGTGTGGCGGCCGGGCAGATCATACCACTGAACGATCCCGGTGATTTCATCGGTTATTAT encodes the following:
- a CDS encoding glycosyltransferase family 9 protein; the encoded protein is MMPFPKPDCRHFLGYKPCPLNPDCRSCREYRPWKGNILLIKTAAKGDVLRTTPLAAALKQKYPLSRLTWLTAPDAMPLLEGNPHIDRLLAYTLGSTVEILSQRYDLAVCLDKEPHLAGLASQVRAGRKCGFGLGSLGQLIPLNAGSKYIYNLGLSDRLKFKVNQKSYQQLILEACGLKYRQQQYVLDLTGEEFSWAKDHLHKFPRLKGKKHLVGINTGTGRAFPTKSWPKDHFVKLGRLLAGHKDIGLLLLGGPEETQLNQAIARSCPGFINPGTSLELRQFAAVISALDLLVSADTLGMHSGIALGRRTVALFGPTCSQEIDLYKKGEKLSAGAKCSPCYKAYCHDLVCMSGLTPESVRDSVLRTLSL